A single Triticum dicoccoides isolate Atlit2015 ecotype Zavitan chromosome 2A, WEW_v2.0, whole genome shotgun sequence DNA region contains:
- the LOC119355519 gene encoding serine/threonine protein phosphatase 2A 57 kDa regulatory subunit B' theta isoform-like yields MIKQILGRLPKKTGKAGDGRDAATANGNEPSNSYSVARSVEPGGNKRAGNGEHLPPAGSASTPAMNGAVVYHSNEPLPAFKDVPVSEKQNLFVRKATLCCAVYDFADPTKNLKEKEMKRQTLMELVDYVTSANGKFSEVIMLEISKMVAINLFRSSNPTPRENKAIEGVDMEEEEPLMDPAWSHLQIVYEVFLRFVASQETDAKLAKRYIDHSFILKLLDLFDSEDPRERDYLKTILHRIYGKFMVHRPFIRKAINNIFYRFIFETEKHNGIAELLEILGSIINGFALPLKEEHKLFLLRALIPLHKPKCVAMYHQQLSYCITQFVEKDCKLADTVIRGLLKYWPITNSSKEVMFLGELEEVLEATQLAEFQRCMVPLFRQIASSMNSSHFQVAERALFLWNNDHIENLIKQNYKVILPIIFPALERNARGHWNQAVRSLTLNVRKIFTDHDSAFFGECMQKFDDDELKQEESSSKREVLWKRLEEMGGESSPSGIPNGKSSQ; encoded by the exons ATGATTAAACAGATCCTTGGCAGGCTGCCCAAGAAGACAGGGAAGGCCGGCGATGGCCGGGATGCTGCCACGGCCAACGGCAACGAGCCGTCCAACTCTTACAGCGTTGCAAGGAGTGTGGAGCCTGGTGGGAATAAGAGAGCAGGAAATGGGGAGCACCtgccaccagctggctccgcttctacTCCGGCGATGAATGGGGCTGTGGTGTATCACTCCAACGAGCCGCTGCCGGCGTTCAAGGACGTGCCGGTCTCGGAGAAGCAGAATCTGTTTGTCAGAAAGGCCACCCTGTGCTGTGCTGTGTACGACTTCGCCGATCCGACCAAGAAcctgaaggagaaggagatgaagcggcagacgcttatgGAGCTTGTTGATTATGTCACTTCTGCAAATGGCAAGTTCTCGGAGGTCATCATGTTGGAGATCAGCAAGATGGTTGCAATTAACTTGTTCCGGAGCTCGAATCCCACTCCTCGTGAGAACAAGGCCATCGAAGGAGTTGATATGGAGGAAGAAGAGCCTCTCATGGATCCAGCATGGTCACACCTGCAGATCGTTTATGAGGTTTTCTTGAGATTTGTAGCGTCGCAAGAGACAGACGCAAAGCTGGCCAAGAGATACATAGACCATTCCTTCATTCTCAAGCTACTAGATCTTTTTGACTCTGAAGACCCCAGGGAAAGGGACTATCTCAAGACAATACTCCATCGAATATATGGTAAATTCATGGTGCATCGCCCATTCATCAGGAAAGCAATTAACAACATCTTCTACAGATTTATATTTGAAACGGAAAAGCATAACGGTATTGCAGAGCTGCTGGAGATCTTGGGCAGTATAATTAATGGTTTTGCCCTGCCACTTAAAGAGGAGCACAAATTGTTCCTTCTCCGTGCACTGATCCCACTTCATAAGCCAAAGTGTGTGGCAATGTACCATCAGCAGCTATCGTATTGCATCACACAGTTTGTTGAGAAGGATTGCAAACTTGCTGACACTGTTATTAGGGGCTTGCTGAAGTATTGGCCTATAACCAACAGCTCAAAGGAGGTGATGTTCTTGGGTGAGCTAGAAGAGGTTTTAGAGGCAACACAGCTTGCAGAGTTCCAAAGATGCATGGTTCCGCTCTTCCGTCAGATTGCCAGTAGCATGAACAGCTCACACTTCCAG GTGGCAGAGCGAGCACTGTTTCTATGGAACAACGACCACATTGAGAACTTAATCAAGCAGAATTACAAGGTGATACTACCCATCATCTTTCCCGCGCTCGAGAGAAACGCCCGGGGTCACTGGAACCAAGCTGTCCGGAGCCTGACGCTGAATGTGCgcaagatcttcaccgatcatgATTCCGCGTTTTTCGGAGAGTGCATGCAGAAGTTCGACGACGACGAGCTCAAGCAGGAGGAGTCCAGTTCGAAGCGGGAAGTGCTGTGGAAGCGCCTGGAGGAaatgggcggcgagagcagcccctcGGGTATACCCAACGGCAAATCCAGTCAATAG
- the LOC119355517 gene encoding elongator complex protein 3-like, giving the protein MAAAVAAAAADQPRRRKPTPGRGGVVLPAGLSEEEARVRAIAEIVSEMGELSRRGEDVDLNALKSAACRRYGLARAPKLVEMIAAVPEADRAALLPRLRAKPVRTASGIAVVAVMSKPHRCPHIATTGNICVYCPGGPDSDFEYSTQSYTGYEPTSMRAIRARYNPYVQARSRIDQLKRLGHSADKVEFILMGGTFMSLPADYRDYFIRNLHDALSGHTSANVEEAVCYSEHSAVKCIGMTIETRPDYCLGPHLRQMLSYGCTRLEIGVQSTYEDVARDTNRGHTVAAVADCFSLAKDAGFKVVAHMMPDLPNVGVERDMESFREFFENPAFRADGLKIYPTLVIRGTGLYELWKTGRYRNYPPELLVDIVARILSMVPPWTRVYRVQRDIPMPLVTSGVEKGNLRELALARMEDLGLKCRDVRTREAGIQDIHHKIRPDEVELVRRDYAANDGWETFLSYEDTRQDILIGLLRLRKCGRNVTGSELVGRCSIVRELHVYGTAVPVHGRDAEKLQHQGYGTLLMEEAERIARKEHRSKKLAVISGVGTRHYYRKLGYELEGPYMVKCLA; this is encoded by the exons ATGGCCGCCGCCGTAGCCGCGGCCGCGGCCGACCAGCCGCGCCGCCGGAAGCCGACGCCGGGGCGCGGGGGCGTGGTGCTGCCCGCGGGGCTCTCCGAGGAGGAGGCGAGGGTGCGGGCCATCGCGGAGATCGTGTCGGAGATGGGCGAGCTCTCGCGCCGCGGGGAGGACGTGGACCTCAACGCGCTCAAGTCGGCCGCGTGCCGCCGCTACGGGCTCGCCCGCGCGCCCAAGCTGGTGGAGATGATCGCCGCCGTGCCGGAGGCGGACCGCGCGGCGCTGCTGCCCCGCCTGCGCGCCAAGCCCGTGCGCACGGCCTCGGGCATCGCGGTGGTCGCCGTGATGTCCAAGCCGCACCGGTGCCCCCACATCGCCACCACGGGGAACATCTGCGTCTACTGCCCGGGAGGCCCCGACTCCGACTTCGAGTACAGCACCCAGTCCTACACTGGATACGAGCCCACCAGCATGCGCGCTATCCGGGCAAG GTACAATCCATATGTGCAGGCCAGAAGCAGGATAGATCAGCTCAAAAGGCTCGGTCATAGTGCGGATAAG GTCGAGTTCATTTTGATGGGTGGGACTTTCATGTCTTTACCAGCTGATTATCGTGATTATTTCATCAGAAATCTCCATGATGCTTTATCGGGGCATACTTCTGCTAATGTTGAGGAGGCGGTTTGTTATTCAGAACATAGTGCTGTCAAATGTATCGGTATGACAATTGAGAC GAGACCTGATTATTGCCTGGGGCCTCATTTGCGGCAGATGCTATCTTATGGATGTACCCGCTTAGAAATTGGTGTTCAGAGTACATATGAGGATGTTGCACGTGACACAAACAGAGGCCACACTGTAGCTGCTGTTGCTGATTGTTTTTCATTAGCAAAAGATGCTGGTTTTAAG GTGGTTGCGCACATGATGCCAGATTTACCTAATGTTGGAGTTGAGAGAGATATGGAAAGTTTCAGAGAATTTTTTGAAAATCCAGCATTCCGAGCAGATGGTCTAAAGATCTATCCAACTCTTGTGATTCGTGGAACtggtctttatgagctatggaaaacTGGAAG GTATAGAAACTACCCACCAGAGCTGCTAGTGGATATTGTAGCAAGGATTTTGTCGATGGTACCACCATGGACACGAGTCTATCGGGTCCAGAGAGATATCCCTATGCCACTTGTTACTTCCGGTGTCGAGAAAGGTAACCTGCGTGAGCTTGCTTTGGCTCGAATGGAAGACTTGGGCTTGAAATGCAGAGATGTCAGAACACGTGAGGCTGGAATTCAG GATATCCATCACAAGATCAGGCCTGATGAAGTAGAGCTTGTCAGGCGTGATTATGCCGCAAATGACGGCTGGGAGACCTTTCTCTCGTATGAGGATACACGACAG GATATCCTTATTGGCCTGTTGCGCTTGCGTAAATGTGGCCGCAATGTTACAGGCTCTGAACTCGTAGGGAGGTGTTCAATTGTCCGTGAACTTCATGTCTATGGAACAGCAGTTCCTGTGCATGGTCGTGATGCGGAGAAACTTCAACACCAG GGGTATGGGACACTCCTGATGGAAGAAGCAGAGAGAATTGCTCGTAAGGAGCATCGATCAAAAAAACTGGCCGTCATCTCAGGAGTTGGAACCCGCCACTACTACCGCAAGCTGGGCTATGAACTTGAGGG
- the LOC119355518 gene encoding 26S proteasome non-ATPase regulatory subunit 6-like, whose protein sequence is MDGGGEEGKQQPQLVLAHKLFLLSQPDVDDLAKVGLRDDVLAAVKSDDMAALYESLAADGVLEMDAALLAEMRGRIEEETKKFDEKIADAEENLGESEVREAHLAKSLYFIRVGEKEKALEQLKVTEGKTVAVGQKMDLVFYTLQIGLFHMDFDLISKSVDKAKILFEEGGDWERKNRLKVYEGLYCMAARNFKKATSLFLDSVSTFTTYELFPYDTFIFYTVLTSVITLDRVSLKQKVVDAPEILAVIGKVPHLSEFLNSLYDCQYKSFFVAFSGLTEQIKLDRYLQPHFRYFMREVRTVVYSQFLESYKSVTMEAMAASFGVTVDFIDQELSRFIAAGKLHCKIDKVAGVLETNRPDARNAFYQSTIKQGDFLLNRIQKLSRVIDL, encoded by the exons atggacggcggcggcgaggaagggaagcagcagccgcagctggttCTGGCGCACAAGCTGTTCCTCCTCTCGCAGCCAGACGTGGACGACCTCGCCAAGGTCGGCCTCCGCGATGACGTCCTCGCCGCAGTGAAATCCGATG ACATGGCGGCGCTGTACGAGTCGCTGGCGGCCGACGGCGTGCTGGAGATGGACGCGGCGCTGCTCGCGGAGATGCGCGGCCGGATCGAGGAGGAGACCAAGAAGTTCGACGAGAA GATCGCGGATGCTGAAGAGAATTTGGGTGAGAGTGAAGTGCGTGAAGCCCATCTAGCCAAATCCTTGTACTTCATAAGGGTTGGCGAGAAG GAAAAAGCGCTGGAGCAGCTTAAAGTTACTGAAGGCAAAACTGTAGCTGTGGGGCAGAAGATGGATCTTGTTTTCTACACTTTACAGATTGGCCTTTTCCATATGGACTTTGATCTCATCTCAAAGTCCGTTGACAAGGCCAAAAT CTTGTTTGAAGAGGGTGGTGATTGGGAGAGGAAGAACAGATTGAAAGTGTACGAAGGCTTGTACTGCATGGCCGCTAGAAATTTCAAGAAGGCTACTAGCTTATTTTTGGATTCCGTTTCAACTTTCACAACTTATGAGTTGTTCCCCTATGATACCTTCATCTTTTACACGGTCCTTACAAGTGTTATCACATTGGACCGCGTATCACTGAAACAAAAG GTTGTAGACGCACCTGAGATCCTGGCTGTAATTGGCAAAGTACCTCACCTCTCGGAGTTTCTCAATTCCCTCTACGATTGCCAGTACAAGTCATTTTTTGTGGCATTCT CTGGCCTGACGGAGCAGATCAAGTTAGACCGATACTTGCAACCACATTTCCGCTACTTCATGCGTGAAGTGCGCACTGTTGTCTATTCACAGTTCCTTGAGTCATACAAGAGTGTGACGATGGAAGCAATGGCTGCCTCATTTGGTGTGACAGTTGATTTCATAGACCA GGAATTGTCGCGCTTTATTGCTGCTGGGAAACTTCACTGCAAGATTGATAAGGTTGCTGGTGTCCTGGAGACGAACCGACCTGATGCACGTAATGCCTTCTACCAGTCGACCATCAAGCAAGGAGACTTCCTGCTGAATCGCATACAGAAGCTGTCGCGAGTCATTGACCTGTAG